In one Streptomyces venezuelae genomic region, the following are encoded:
- a CDS encoding helix-turn-helix transcriptional regulator, with the protein MASNAIDQTRRMLSLVTYLRERPGAHVGDVARAFGISTDELISDLDVLPLCGTSFRGGDLLDIDTDGDRIWWHNPDDVAAPLRLAADEATALLVAARAVSTLPGLRESDRLALLRATAKLETAAGEAAGASSRLSVTFESEGGVFADVDRAISERRRLWIRYYSPARDELTEREIDPIRLVSVGHTYVEAWCRRSEARRTFRLDRVAEIKILDEPSAPPEVELRDLSEGLVQPAAEDPEVVVEVGPGGRWVAEYYPHDSADELPDGGLRITLRTPDPASLRRLALRLGRDGRIVSPAQLADSAREAAREALDAYEREPAAYEEHDGQEAGR; encoded by the coding sequence ATGGCCTCGAACGCCATCGACCAGACGCGGCGGATGCTGTCGCTGGTGACCTATCTGCGGGAGCGTCCCGGGGCGCACGTCGGCGACGTCGCCCGCGCCTTCGGGATCAGCACCGACGAGCTGATCTCCGATCTCGACGTGCTGCCGCTGTGCGGGACCAGTTTCCGCGGCGGCGACCTCCTGGACATCGACACCGACGGCGACCGCATCTGGTGGCACAACCCCGACGACGTGGCGGCGCCGCTGCGCCTGGCCGCCGACGAGGCGACCGCCCTGCTGGTCGCCGCCCGTGCCGTGTCCACCCTGCCCGGCCTGCGCGAGAGCGACCGCCTCGCGCTGCTGCGCGCCACCGCGAAGCTGGAGACCGCGGCCGGTGAGGCGGCGGGTGCCAGCTCCCGGCTCTCCGTGACGTTCGAGTCCGAGGGCGGCGTCTTCGCCGACGTCGACCGGGCCATCTCCGAGCGGCGCAGGCTCTGGATCCGCTACTACTCGCCGGCGCGCGACGAGCTCACCGAGCGGGAGATCGACCCCATCCGCCTGGTGAGCGTCGGCCACACCTACGTGGAGGCGTGGTGCCGTCGCTCCGAGGCGCGGCGCACCTTCCGCCTGGACCGGGTCGCCGAGATCAAGATCCTGGACGAGCCGTCCGCGCCGCCCGAGGTGGAGCTGCGCGACCTCTCCGAAGGGCTCGTGCAGCCCGCCGCCGAGGACCCCGAGGTGGTCGTCGAGGTGGGCCCCGGTGGCCGCTGGGTCGCCGAGTACTACCCGCACGACAGCGCCGATGAGCTGCCCGACGGCGGCCTGCGGATCACGCTGCGCACCCCGGACCCCGCCTCGCTGCGGCGCCTCGCGCTGCGGCTCGGCAGGGACGGGCGGATCGTGTCCCCGGCCCAGCTCGCCGACAGCGCGCGCGAGGCGGCCCGCGAGGCCCTCGACGCGTACGAGCGGGAACCGGCGGCGTACGAGGAACACGACGGTCAGGAGGCGGGGCGTTGA
- a CDS encoding roadblock/LC7 domain-containing protein, giving the protein MIQQRANFDWMLKELADGVPQTRQIVVLSADGLRIARYGGDPDAADRIAAACAGLQSLAAAVATEIPHSDGGMKMVIIEINGGYFYLMAAGAGAYLAVLADETVDAGLIGTRMRDLVVRIGAHLTSPPRRDGQAV; this is encoded by the coding sequence GTGATCCAGCAACGCGCCAACTTCGACTGGATGCTGAAGGAGCTCGCCGACGGAGTGCCGCAGACCCGGCAGATCGTGGTGCTCTCCGCGGACGGTCTGCGCATCGCGCGCTACGGCGGCGACCCGGACGCGGCCGACCGCATCGCCGCGGCCTGCGCGGGTCTGCAGAGCCTCGCCGCCGCCGTCGCCACCGAGATCCCGCACAGCGACGGCGGCATGAAGATGGTCATCATCGAGATCAACGGCGGCTACTTCTACCTGATGGCCGCGGGCGCGGGCGCCTACCTCGCCGTACTCGCCGACGAGACCGTCGACGCGGGCCTCATCGGCACCCGCATGCGCGACCTCGTCGTACGCATCGGGGCGCACCTGACCAGCCCGCCCCGGCGTGACGGGCAGGCCGTATGA
- a CDS encoding GTP-binding protein yields the protein MDFRNSRNTDTITGPRSEDVLPHTAAAAVKVVIVGGFGVGKTTMVGSVSEIRPLTTEETMTQAGIGVDDNYGSESKTATTVAMDFGRISISEELVLYLFGTPGQERFWFLWNGLFEGALGAVVLIDTRRLEVSFDVIGRLEERGVPFVVAVNDFPDAPHHPVETLRRALDLEAIVPIMACDARRKESSRDVLMTLMRYLHSLTVARV from the coding sequence ATGGACTTCAGAAACTCTAGGAACACGGACACGATCACCGGCCCCCGCAGTGAGGACGTCCTGCCGCACACGGCCGCGGCCGCCGTGAAGGTCGTGATCGTGGGCGGGTTCGGGGTCGGCAAGACGACGATGGTCGGTTCGGTGAGCGAGATCCGCCCGCTGACCACCGAGGAGACGATGACCCAGGCGGGCATCGGCGTCGACGACAACTACGGGTCCGAGTCCAAGACGGCCACCACCGTGGCGATGGACTTCGGCCGCATCAGCATCTCCGAGGAGCTCGTCCTCTACCTCTTCGGGACCCCCGGCCAGGAGCGCTTCTGGTTCCTGTGGAACGGCCTCTTCGAGGGGGCGCTCGGCGCGGTCGTGCTCATCGACACGCGCCGCCTGGAGGTCAGCTTCGACGTCATCGGCCGCCTGGAGGAGCGCGGCGTGCCGTTCGTCGTCGCCGTCAACGACTTCCCCGACGCGCCCCACCATCCGGTCGAGACCCTGCGCAGGGCGCTCGACCTGGAGGCGATCGTGCCGATCATGGCGTGCGACGCCCGCCGCAAGGAGTCCAGCAGGGACGTCCTGATGACGCTGATGCGCTACCTCCACTCCCTGACCGTGGCCCGCGTCTGA
- the tatA gene encoding Sec-independent protein translocase subunit TatA: MGRLGPTEIILILVVIVLLFGAKKLPDMARSLGKSARILKSEAKAMKSESKDDTAAPADPPSDPAVQKRTIQAAPGDVTSSRPVTEPTDRTTQR; encoded by the coding sequence ATGGGTAGGCTCGGCCCCACCGAGATCATTCTCATCCTCGTCGTCATCGTCCTGCTCTTCGGTGCCAAGAAGCTGCCGGACATGGCGCGCTCCCTCGGCAAGTCGGCCCGCATCCTCAAGAGCGAGGCCAAGGCCATGAAGTCCGAGAGCAAGGACGACACCGCCGCTCCGGCCGACCCGCCGAGCGACCCGGCCGTCCAGAAGCGCACGATCCAGGCTGCCCCCGGCGACGTGACCAGCTCCCGCCCGGTCACCGAGCCGACCGACCGTACGACGCAGCGCTGA
- the tatC gene encoding twin-arginine translocase subunit TatC yields the protein MSLAEHLRELRNRLAKGLLAITVVSIVAAFYSQELMEFLADPVPRCEPGMKETGGHCATVTFNDLLSPFTTTVKVSLMVGIIVSSPIWLYQLWAFVAPGLHKNERKYTYWFVSAAVPLFFAGAWLAYTILPVSMRVLLGITPDGAANLLPMDKILDFTVRMVLVFGASFELPLLLVMLNMTGMVTGRRMATWWRGVVMGVFIFGAVATPTTDPVGMIALAGPIVVLYFIAVGISLLNDRRRRRNDPDAELDDDEASDLDLTPQDVDEVESVRPPRALPEQAGTGRSDQRVNGFDDVT from the coding sequence ATGTCCCTCGCGGAGCACCTTCGCGAGCTCCGCAACCGGCTCGCCAAGGGGCTCCTCGCCATCACGGTCGTGTCGATCGTGGCGGCGTTCTACAGCCAGGAGCTGATGGAGTTCCTGGCTGATCCCGTGCCGCGCTGCGAGCCGGGCATGAAGGAGACGGGTGGCCACTGCGCGACCGTGACCTTCAACGACCTGCTCTCGCCCTTCACCACCACGGTGAAGGTCAGTCTCATGGTCGGCATAATCGTCTCCAGCCCGATCTGGCTGTATCAGCTGTGGGCGTTCGTCGCGCCGGGTCTGCACAAGAACGAGCGCAAGTACACGTACTGGTTCGTGTCCGCCGCGGTGCCGCTCTTCTTCGCGGGCGCCTGGCTGGCCTACACGATCCTCCCCGTCAGCATGCGCGTCCTGCTCGGCATCACGCCCGACGGCGCGGCGAACCTGCTGCCGATGGACAAGATCCTCGACTTCACCGTCAGGATGGTCCTCGTCTTCGGAGCCTCGTTCGAGCTGCCGCTGCTGCTGGTGATGCTCAACATGACGGGCATGGTGACCGGTCGCCGCATGGCCACGTGGTGGCGCGGCGTCGTGATGGGCGTCTTCATCTTCGGCGCGGTGGCGACCCCGACGACCGACCCGGTCGGCATGATCGCGCTCGCGGGACCGATCGTCGTCCTGTACTTCATCGCGGTCGGCATCTCCCTCCTCAACGACAGGCGCCGCCGCCGCAACGACCCCGACGCCGAGCTCGACGACGACGAGGCGTCCGACCTCGACCTGACGCCGCAGGACGTCGACGAGGTCGAATCGGTGCGGCCGCCCCGTGCGCTGCCCGAGCAGGCGGGCACCGGACGCAGCGATCAGCGCGTGAACGGTTTCGACGACGTGACCTGA
- a CDS encoding DUF742 domain-containing protein codes for MTPPQDSPRGPQQGDVPPQGDAPPQRERRSPDNPERLYILTGEDSERAPLDLVTLIVAQGEASPTAQPEHSAVLRLCTRPLSVAELSAYMSLPFSVVTVVLTELLATDLVQARAPVVRSALPDRSLLEAVMHGLQKL; via the coding sequence ATGACTCCTCCGCAAGACTCCCCACGCGGCCCGCAACAGGGCGATGTCCCGCCGCAGGGCGACGCGCCTCCCCAGCGGGAGCGCCGCAGCCCCGACAACCCGGAGCGGCTGTACATCCTCACGGGCGAGGACTCCGAGCGTGCGCCGCTCGACCTCGTCACCCTGATCGTCGCGCAGGGCGAGGCGTCCCCGACGGCGCAGCCGGAACACTCGGCGGTCCTGCGGCTGTGCACGAGGCCGCTGTCCGTCGCCGAGTTGTCGGCCTACATGTCGCTGCCGTTCTCCGTCGTGACCGTCGTCCTGACGGAGTTACTCGCGACCGACCTCGTGCAGGCGCGCGCCCCCGTCGTCCGCTCCGCGCTCCCCGACCGATCCCTCCTCGAAGCGGTGATGCATGGACTTCAGAAACTCTAG
- a CDS encoding helix-turn-helix transcriptional regulator, translated as MAIAKAERLMNLALCLLGTRRPLSKRELRESIEAYLEAGSDDSFNRMFERDKDDLRELGLVIETVENLEGEVGYLARRDSNRLPAITLDAEEAAALGLAAKVWQQARLAGAASGALQKLRAAGLPEDVDPYGSHSALEPRIPAHEASFEPLMLACRDRRPVVFDYRKATAARPEQRHVEPWALECWRGHWYLAGWDRDRGAERVFRLSRITGKVRARAGKYTADVPDVVTVRETVAGWAGETADRTALIRLRTDAGYPLRAKAVAVQAGDDGWDELEIPYGHGLDAWLVEFGPDVVVLEPAELRADVVDRLRAVAKG; from the coding sequence ATGGCCATTGCCAAGGCCGAGCGGCTGATGAATCTTGCGCTGTGCCTGCTCGGGACCCGGCGGCCGCTCAGCAAGCGGGAGCTGCGCGAGTCGATCGAGGCCTATCTGGAGGCGGGGTCGGACGACAGCTTCAACCGGATGTTCGAGCGCGACAAGGACGATCTGCGCGAGCTGGGCCTGGTCATCGAGACCGTGGAGAACCTGGAAGGGGAGGTCGGCTACCTCGCCCGCCGCGACAGTAACCGACTGCCCGCCATCACCCTGGACGCCGAGGAGGCCGCGGCGCTCGGTCTGGCCGCGAAGGTCTGGCAGCAGGCCCGCCTCGCCGGTGCCGCCAGCGGCGCCCTGCAGAAGCTGCGCGCCGCGGGGCTGCCCGAGGACGTCGACCCGTACGGGTCGCACAGCGCCCTGGAGCCGCGGATCCCCGCGCACGAGGCGTCCTTCGAGCCGTTGATGCTCGCCTGCCGGGACCGCCGCCCCGTCGTCTTCGACTACCGCAAGGCCACCGCCGCCCGCCCCGAGCAGCGCCACGTCGAGCCGTGGGCGCTGGAGTGCTGGCGCGGCCACTGGTACCTGGCGGGCTGGGACAGGGACCGGGGCGCCGAGCGCGTGTTCCGCCTCTCGCGCATCACCGGGAAGGTGCGGGCCCGCGCGGGCAAGTACACCGCCGACGTCCCGGATGTCGTCACGGTCCGCGAGACCGTCGCGGGCTGGGCGGGGGAGACCGCCGACCGCACCGCCCTGATCCGGCTGCGCACGGACGCCGGCTATCCGCTGCGCGCCAAGGCCGTCGCGGTGCAGGCGGGCGACGACGGGTGGGACGAGTTGGAGATTCCGTACGGCCACGGCCTCGACGCGTGGCTGGTGGAGTTCGGGCCCGATGTGGTGGTCCTCGAGCCCGCCGAGCTGCGGGCCGACGTCGTGGACCGGCTGCGTGCCGTGGCCAAGGGCTGA
- a CDS encoding diacylglycerol kinase: protein MTSEITLFVNPTAGRGRGAHAAQPAASALRARGFSVRTVIGEDAPDALRRARAAVEGGTGALIAVGGDGMASLALQAVAGTRTPLGVIAVGTGNDFARALGLPVREPAAAGEIVAEALKGARTRDVDLGRVDGTWFGTVLASGFDSRVNDRGNRMRWPTGRFKYDLAMVAELAAFKPIPYRITLDGGDVHEVEATLVAVGNGTSYGGGMRICAGADMSDGLFDVTVVGDCSRTTLLKVFPRVYKGTHLDHPKVTVHRAARVELAAPGITGYADGEPLGALPLTAECVPGAVRVLGP, encoded by the coding sequence GTGACCAGCGAGATCACCCTCTTCGTCAATCCCACCGCGGGCCGCGGCCGGGGCGCTCACGCAGCGCAACCGGCCGCTTCCGCTTTGCGGGCCCGCGGCTTCTCCGTGCGAACGGTCATCGGCGAGGACGCCCCCGACGCGCTACGACGGGCCCGTGCGGCCGTCGAGGGCGGCACGGGGGCCCTCATAGCCGTCGGCGGCGACGGCATGGCGAGCCTCGCGCTGCAGGCCGTCGCCGGGACGCGCACCCCGCTGGGGGTGATCGCCGTGGGGACCGGCAACGACTTCGCGCGGGCCCTCGGCCTGCCCGTGCGGGAGCCCGCCGCTGCCGGGGAGATCGTGGCCGAGGCACTCAAGGGGGCGCGCACGCGCGACGTCGACCTGGGGAGGGTGGACGGGACGTGGTTCGGGACGGTCCTCGCCTCCGGCTTCGATTCGCGGGTCAACGACCGCGGCAACCGGATGCGGTGGCCCACCGGGCGCTTCAAGTACGACCTGGCGATGGTCGCGGAGCTGGCGGCGTTCAAGCCGATCCCGTACCGCATCACGCTGGACGGCGGCGACGTCCACGAGGTCGAGGCCACGCTCGTCGCGGTCGGCAACGGCACCTCGTACGGCGGCGGCATGCGGATCTGTGCCGGGGCCGACATGAGCGACGGCCTGTTCGATGTCACCGTGGTCGGCGACTGCAGCCGCACGACGCTCCTCAAGGTCTTCCCGCGGGTCTACAAGGGAACGCACCTGGACCATCCGAAGGTGACCGTGCACCGCGCGGCGCGGGTCGAGCTCGCGGCACCCGGCATCACCGGCTACGCGGACGGGGAGCCGCTCGGCGCGCTGCCGCTGACCGCGGAGTGCGTGCCGGGAGCCGTGCGCGTCCTCGGGCCGTGA
- a CDS encoding DEAD/DEAH box helicase, with the protein MTEDLSPAERYAAARKRAAEQATALASFREMYEFGLDPFQIEACQALEAGKGVLVAAPTGSGKTIVGEFAVHLALLQGKKCFYTTPIKALSNQKYSDLAKRYGADKVGLLTGDNSVNSDAPVVVMTTEVLRNMLYSGSQALLNLGYVVMDEVHYLSDRFRGAVWEEVIIHLQESVTLVSLSATVSNAEEFGDWLDTVRGDTQVIVSEHRPVPLFQHVLAGRRMYDLFEEGEGRKKTVNPDLTRMARMEASRSYNPRDRRKGKMIREADRERERRQRSRIWTPGRPEVIERLDAEGLLPAITFIFSRAACEAAVQQCLYAGLRLNDDEARMTVRGIVEERTSSIPNEDLHVLGYYEWLEGLERGIAAHHAGMLPTFKEVVEELFVRGLVKAVFATETLALGINMPARSVVLEKLVKWNGEQHADITPGEYTQLTGRAGRRGIDVEGHAVVLWQRAMSPEHLAGLAGTRTYPLRSSFKPSYNMAVNLVEQFGRHRSRELLETSFAQFQADKSVVGISRQVQKNETGLEGYKASMTCHLGDFDEYARLRRELKDRENELAKQGAAQRRAAAATALEKLKPGDVIHVPTGKYAGLALVLDPGLPAGRANGHRGFDHVDGPRPLVLTAERQVKRLAAMDFPVPVEALERMRIPKSFNARSPQSRRDLASALRTKAGHIVPDRHRKGRATAADDQEIARLRAELRAHPCHGCDEREDHARWAERYHRLKRDTAQLERRIEGRTNTIARTFDRIVALLTELDYLRGDEVTEHGKRLARLYGELDLLASECLRAGVWEGLSPAELAACVSALVYEARVGDDALAPKLPSGAAKAALGEMVRIWGRLDGLEEEFKISQTEGVGQREPDLGFAWAAFMWANDKGLDEVLREAEMPAGDFVRWCKQVIDVLGQISAAAPREGSTVAKNARKAVDQLLRGVVAYSSVG; encoded by the coding sequence ATGACAGAGGACCTCTCACCGGCCGAGCGGTACGCGGCGGCGCGCAAGCGCGCTGCCGAGCAGGCCACCGCACTCGCGTCCTTCCGCGAGATGTACGAATTCGGCCTCGACCCCTTCCAGATCGAGGCGTGCCAGGCGTTGGAGGCGGGCAAGGGCGTGCTCGTGGCCGCCCCCACGGGCTCGGGCAAGACGATCGTCGGCGAGTTCGCCGTGCACCTGGCCCTGCTCCAGGGCAAGAAGTGTTTCTACACCACGCCGATCAAGGCGCTCTCCAACCAGAAGTACTCCGACCTCGCCAAGCGGTACGGCGCGGACAAGGTGGGCCTGCTCACCGGCGACAACAGCGTCAACAGCGACGCCCCGGTGGTCGTCATGACCACCGAAGTCCTGCGGAACATGCTGTATTCGGGCTCGCAGGCGCTGCTGAACCTCGGCTATGTGGTCATGGACGAGGTGCACTACCTCTCCGACCGCTTCCGCGGCGCCGTCTGGGAGGAAGTGATCATCCACCTCCAGGAGTCGGTCACGCTGGTCTCCCTGTCGGCCACGGTGTCGAACGCGGAGGAGTTCGGCGACTGGCTCGACACGGTGCGCGGCGACACCCAGGTGATCGTCTCCGAGCACCGGCCCGTGCCGCTGTTCCAGCACGTGCTCGCCGGGCGCCGGATGTACGACCTCTTCGAGGAGGGCGAGGGCCGGAAGAAGACGGTCAACCCCGACCTCACGCGCATGGCGCGGATGGAGGCCAGCCGCTCGTACAACCCGCGCGACCGCCGCAAGGGCAAGATGATCCGCGAGGCCGACCGCGAGCGGGAGCGCCGCCAGCGGTCACGGATCTGGACGCCCGGCCGCCCCGAGGTCATCGAGCGGCTCGACGCCGAGGGCCTGCTGCCCGCCATCACGTTCATCTTCAGCCGGGCGGCCTGCGAGGCCGCGGTCCAGCAGTGTCTGTACGCGGGGCTCAGGCTGAACGACGACGAGGCGCGCATGACGGTCCGTGGGATCGTCGAGGAGCGCACGTCCTCGATCCCGAACGAGGACCTCCATGTCCTTGGGTACTACGAATGGCTGGAGGGCCTGGAGCGCGGCATCGCGGCGCACCACGCGGGCATGCTGCCGACCTTCAAGGAGGTCGTCGAGGAGCTGTTCGTGCGCGGCCTGGTCAAGGCCGTCTTCGCCACCGAGACCCTCGCGCTGGGCATCAACATGCCCGCCCGCAGTGTGGTGTTGGAGAAGCTCGTCAAGTGGAACGGCGAGCAGCACGCCGACATCACCCCGGGTGAGTACACGCAGTTGACGGGCCGTGCCGGGCGTCGCGGGATCGACGTGGAGGGGCACGCGGTGGTGCTGTGGCAGCGTGCCATGAGCCCCGAGCACCTGGCGGGCCTCGCCGGCACGCGCACGTACCCGCTGCGGTCCAGCTTCAAGCCGTCGTACAACATGGCGGTGAACCTGGTCGAGCAGTTCGGGCGGCACCGCTCGCGCGAGCTCCTGGAGACGTCGTTCGCGCAGTTCCAGGCCGACAAGTCGGTCGTCGGCATCTCCCGCCAGGTGCAGAAGAACGAGACGGGCCTGGAGGGCTACAAGGCCTCCATGACCTGCCACCTGGGTGACTTCGACGAGTACGCGCGGCTGCGCCGCGAGTTGAAGGACAGGGAGAACGAGCTCGCCAAGCAGGGCGCGGCCCAGCGCAGGGCCGCGGCTGCCACCGCCCTGGAGAAGCTGAAGCCGGGCGATGTCATCCACGTGCCGACGGGGAAGTACGCGGGCCTGGCGCTCGTCCTCGACCCGGGACTGCCCGCGGGGCGGGCCAACGGTCACCGCGGTTTCGACCACGTCGACGGGCCGCGGCCGCTGGTGCTCACGGCCGAGCGGCAGGTCAAGCGCCTCGCGGCCATGGACTTCCCGGTGCCGGTCGAGGCGCTGGAGCGGATGCGCATCCCGAAGTCGTTCAACGCGCGCTCCCCGCAGTCCCGCAGGGACCTGGCGTCCGCGTTGCGCACCAAGGCCGGGCACATCGTCCCGGACCGGCACCGCAAGGGGCGCGCGACGGCCGCCGACGACCAAGAGATCGCACGTCTGCGCGCGGAGCTGCGCGCGCACCCCTGCCACGGCTGCGACGAGCGCGAGGACCACGCGCGCTGGGCCGAGCGGTATCACCGCCTCAAGCGTGACACCGCGCAGCTGGAGCGCCGCATCGAGGGGCGTACGAACACGATCGCCCGCACCTTCGACCGGATCGTCGCGCTCCTGACCGAGCTCGACTATCTGCGGGGCGACGAGGTCACCGAGCACGGCAAGCGGCTCGCCCGGTTGTACGGGGAGCTGGATCTGCTGGCCAGCGAGTGTCTGCGGGCCGGCGTGTGGGAGGGGCTGAGCCCGGCCGAACTGGCCGCGTGTGTCTCCGCGTTGGTGTACGAGGCGCGGGTCGGCGACGACGCGCTCGCGCCCAAGCTGCCGTCGGGCGCGGCGAAGGCGGCGCTCGGCGAGATGGTGCGCATCTGGGGCCGTCTTGACGGTCTGGAGGAAGAGTTCAAGATCAGTCAGACGGAGGGTGTCGGCCAGCGGGAGCCGGACCTCGGCTTCGCCTGGGCGGCGTTCATGTGGGCCAACGACAAGGGTCTGGACGAGGTGCTGCGCGAGGCGGAGATGCCGGCCGGTGACTTCGTGCGCTGGTGCAAGCAGGTCATCGATGTCCTCGGGCAGATTTCCGCCGCGGCTCCCCGTGAGGGCAGCACGGTGGCGAAGAACGCCCGCAAGGCCGTCGACCAGCTCCTGCGGGGTGTGGTGGCGTACAGCTCGGTGGGCTGA
- a CDS encoding FKBP-type peptidyl-prolyl cis-trans isomerase: protein MSIDKPEVDFPVGEPPADLQIKDIWEGDGAVAKAGDFVKVHYVGVAFSTGEEFDASWNRGNPLEFQLGAGQVISGWDQGVQGMKVGGRRELTIPAHLAYGDRGAGGGRIAPGETLIFVCDLVSV, encoded by the coding sequence GTGAGCATTGACAAGCCCGAGGTCGACTTCCCCGTCGGCGAGCCGCCGGCCGACCTTCAGATCAAGGACATCTGGGAGGGTGACGGCGCGGTCGCCAAGGCGGGCGACTTCGTCAAGGTCCACTACGTGGGCGTCGCCTTCAGCACGGGCGAGGAGTTCGACGCGAGCTGGAACCGCGGCAACCCGCTGGAGTTCCAGCTCGGTGCCGGTCAGGTCATCTCCGGCTGGGACCAGGGCGTGCAGGGCATGAAGGTGGGTGGCCGGCGCGAGCTGACCATCCCGGCCCACCTCGCGTACGGCGACCGCGGTGCCGGCGGCGGCCGTATCGCCCCCGGCGAGACGCTGATCTTCGTCTGCGATCTGGTCTCCGTCTGA
- a CDS encoding sensor histidine kinase: protein MVSVQSPPGGREVPYARVLLLPAILMAAATGAAVASVAPPSRPAVTWCGAVATLMVIAVGAEAVRRGRTIRGQRTQYAQRLAFLERRIASHDEETVRLGRELLPDALWRLRQGESPAEVVRNVVDRNEAYSELPDSQRDLLRSVLETLDREEAMRESAQRAFVNIARRVQSIVHQQAAELREMEEFHGRNPEVFDDLLRIDHGTALIGRLADSIAVLGGARPGRQWPKPVPLFSVLRGAMSRILDYPRVELHSIADVAILGTSVEPLIHACAELLDNATRYSPPQTKVHVTAVEVQTGIAVEIEDGGVSLSEEARARAERMLAQAQAGIDLNDLGETPRLGMAVVGRLSQMYNLQVSLRQSAYGGVRAVLIVPREMMTTGPAPGLAHGIGASAVPRVDNSGRTIEEPARNIRRKKPRVVTAGPPLRSPLTATATVEDDVPEVTEWTSGGLPQRRSRVKISLAERYAQEAEAQRIAEAHAAATAPPPAPPKREEPEPGLWIEAFMKGVKGDPADTDPLPPHAATPEGTAADGSHPPRGTNRNNHGSADERDWQ, encoded by the coding sequence ATGGTGAGTGTTCAATCGCCTCCCGGTGGCCGAGAAGTCCCTTACGCGCGCGTGTTGTTGCTGCCCGCCATATTGATGGCCGCGGCGACCGGAGCCGCCGTCGCCTCGGTGGCGCCGCCGTCCCGGCCCGCCGTCACCTGGTGCGGCGCCGTCGCGACCCTCATGGTCATCGCGGTCGGCGCCGAAGCGGTGCGCCGCGGCCGGACCATCCGGGGGCAGCGCACGCAGTACGCACAGCGGCTCGCCTTCCTCGAACGGCGCATCGCATCCCACGACGAGGAGACCGTGCGCCTGGGCAGGGAGCTCCTGCCCGACGCGCTGTGGCGGCTCCGGCAGGGCGAGTCGCCCGCGGAAGTCGTCCGCAACGTCGTCGACCGCAACGAGGCATACAGCGAACTCCCCGACTCGCAGCGCGACTTGCTCCGTTCCGTCCTCGAGACCCTGGACCGCGAGGAAGCGATGCGCGAATCCGCGCAGCGCGCCTTCGTGAACATCGCCCGGCGCGTCCAGTCGATCGTCCACCAGCAGGCCGCGGAACTCCGCGAGATGGAGGAGTTCCACGGACGCAACCCCGAGGTCTTCGACGACCTGCTGCGCATCGACCACGGCACCGCGCTGATCGGCCGGCTCGCCGACTCCATCGCGGTGCTCGGCGGCGCACGCCCGGGCCGCCAGTGGCCCAAGCCCGTACCGCTGTTCAGCGTGCTGCGCGGCGCGATGTCCCGCATCCTCGACTACCCGCGCGTGGAGCTGCACTCGATCGCCGACGTCGCGATCCTCGGGACGTCCGTCGAACCGCTCATCCACGCCTGCGCCGAACTCCTCGACAACGCCACCCGGTACTCGCCCCCGCAGACCAAGGTGCACGTCACCGCCGTCGAGGTGCAGACCGGCATCGCCGTCGAGATCGAGGACGGCGGCGTCAGCCTCAGCGAGGAGGCACGGGCCCGCGCCGAACGCATGCTGGCGCAGGCACAGGCCGGCATCGACCTCAACGACCTCGGTGAGACGCCCCGCCTCGGCATGGCCGTCGTGGGCCGCCTCTCGCAGATGTACAACCTCCAGGTCTCCCTGCGCCAGTCCGCGTACGGCGGGGTCCGCGCGGTGCTCATCGTGCCGCGCGAGATGATGACCACCGGGCCCGCGCCCGGCCTCGCCCACGGCATCGGCGCCTCCGCCGTGCCCCGCGTCGACAACAGCGGCCGCACCATCGAGGAGCCGGCCCGCAACATCCGCCGCAAGAAGCCCCGCGTCGTCACCGCGGGCCCGCCGCTGCGCTCCCCGCTCACCGCGACCGCGACCGTGGAGGACGACGTCCCCGAGGTCACCGAATGGACGTCCGGCGGCCTGCCGCAGCGCCGCAGCCGCGTCAAGATCTCCCTCGCCGAGCGGTACGCGCAGGAGGCCGAGGCCCAGCGGATCGCCGAGGCCCACGCCGCGGCCACCGCACCGCCGCCCGCGCCGCCCAAGCGGGAGGAACCCGAACCGGGCCTGTGGATCGAGGCGTTCATGAAGGGCGTCAAGGGCGACCCCGCCGACACCGACCCGCTGCCGCCGCACGCAGCCACCCCGGAGGGAACCGCCGCGGACGGCTCCCACCCTCCGCGAGGAACCAACCGGAACAACCACGGCAGCGCCGACGAGAGGGACTGGCAGTGA